The following DNA comes from Hahella chejuensis KCTC 2396.
CAAATCCTCCACCGCCGGGTCGCCCATCGCGAGACAGCCCACGGATGACGCCTTGCCATGTATAAAGATATCTCCGCCCGGCGACGTACGCCCTTCCGCCTGAGCATGTTTGAGGTCAAACGGACTGGGATAGTTCAGTTTCATGGAAAGATGGAAGCTGCTGTTGGGATTGAAGCCTTCAATCCGGTAAAAACCCTCCGGCACCTGCCGATCCCCTTCCCGTAACTTGGGACCGGCGACGCCGCTGGCGGCTTGAATGGGATAGGCGCTGACCAGAACCTGTACGCCGTCCTGCTCCGCCCATAACTCCAAGCGCTTCTCTTCCTTAAACGCCAACAGGGTAATACGCTGCGGCGGATAGGTTACGCCCGCCCTGGCGAAAGCGTCCTGCAAGCCAGGCTCCACCACTGGTCCGATATTGCGCATCACATCATCGACTGTCCGTCGTCCTTTCAGATCCAGATACAGAGGAACCCAGACCGAGCGTCCAAACTTATAAAAACAGGTCAGGGCCAATGTCGCCGCCAGCGATACGCCCACCATTACAAATTTGAACTTCTTCGACATATCGCCCACTCCGCTCAACGCCCCATTGGACCCAACCATGACATTTACGCCGCCAGATCATAATGACTCGCGACAT
Coding sequences within:
- a CDS encoding L,D-transpeptidase family protein, translated to MSKKFKFVMVGVSLAATLALTCFYKFGRSVWVPLYLDLKGRRTVDDVMRNIGPVVEPGLQDAFARAGVTYPPQRITLLAFKEEKRLELWAEQDGVQVLVSAYPIQAASGVAGPKLREGDRQVPEGFYRIEGFNPNSSFHLSMKLNYPSPFDLKHAQAEGRTSPGGDIFIHGKASSVGCLAMGDPAVEDLFILANRVGVTNIDVIIAPHDFRMRAPEATPQSAPAWLPELYQDIEQSLRPFAVSDVKSS